One Natrinema salaciae genomic region harbors:
- a CDS encoding tetratricopeptide repeat protein — translation MTDRDDDRDHRFSEGDGFGDPYEEFDLDPPELGVDPSKVDPVDSRVVTDTLDQHNIDRDDVDASELLDVGLNYMQINRYEQATEAFERTARFAEDDRLEQEAWVNKGVAHGELEEWDEAIGAHREALRIDDESEHAATAETNLAYALWEFGETSEALEHAERAIEIDERFAAGWFNRAFFLSERGLAEEALHCIDNAIRLGLRNAKVLEEKAEILEELGEFDQAEEIADEANEMRERAEREMMDDREEMVGQGQGGAGRGGRGAGRQSPPQRGDIGLEDLGLGDLGAGATDDEADDREWELE, via the coding sequence ATGACTGACCGAGACGACGATCGCGACCACCGCTTCTCCGAGGGAGACGGGTTCGGCGATCCCTACGAGGAGTTCGACCTGGATCCGCCGGAACTCGGCGTCGACCCGTCGAAGGTCGACCCCGTCGACTCCCGCGTCGTCACCGACACGCTCGACCAGCACAACATCGATCGGGACGACGTCGACGCGAGCGAACTGCTCGACGTCGGGCTGAACTACATGCAGATCAACCGGTACGAACAGGCCACCGAGGCGTTCGAGCGGACCGCCCGCTTCGCAGAGGACGACCGCCTCGAGCAGGAGGCGTGGGTGAACAAAGGCGTCGCCCACGGCGAACTCGAGGAGTGGGACGAGGCGATCGGGGCCCACCGCGAGGCGCTGCGGATCGACGACGAGAGCGAACACGCCGCGACCGCCGAGACGAACCTCGCCTACGCGCTCTGGGAGTTCGGCGAGACCTCCGAGGCGCTCGAGCACGCCGAGCGCGCCATCGAGATCGACGAGCGGTTCGCCGCGGGCTGGTTCAACCGCGCGTTCTTCCTCTCGGAGCGCGGCCTGGCCGAGGAGGCGCTCCACTGCATCGACAACGCGATCCGTCTCGGCCTGCGCAACGCGAAAGTGCTCGAGGAGAAGGCCGAGATCCTCGAGGAACTCGGCGAGTTCGATCAGGCCGAGGAGATCGCCGACGAGGCCAACGAGATGCGCGAGCGGGCCGAACGGGAGATGATGGACGACCGCGAGGAGATGGTCGGACAGGGCCAGGGCGGTGCCGGCCGCGGCGGCCGCGGCGCGGGACGCCAGTCACCGCCCCAGCGCGGCGATATCGGACTCGAGGACCTCGGACTCGGCGACCTCGGTGCCGGCGCGACCGACGACGAGGCGGACGACCGCGAGTGGGAACTCGAGTGA
- the thpR gene encoding RNA 2',3'-cyclic phosphodiesterase, producing the protein MSKRLFVSVDLPDALADPVADLQDEFADASGLTFTDPEQAHVTMTFLGGLDEDRLPALERELAAAVEDAGIDPFTVRYGGLGVFPSLDYISVVWLGVEDGGEELTRLHEAIEERTTAMGFDAEEHDFTPHVTLARMEHAGGKELVQELVQEREPTIGEARVDEIRLTESSLTDEGPVYSTVESFPLE; encoded by the coding sequence ATGAGCAAGCGACTGTTCGTCAGCGTCGACCTCCCCGACGCGCTCGCCGACCCGGTCGCCGACCTGCAAGACGAGTTCGCCGACGCCAGCGGGCTCACGTTCACCGATCCCGAGCAGGCCCACGTCACGATGACGTTCCTCGGCGGTCTCGACGAGGACCGGCTGCCCGCCCTCGAGCGGGAACTCGCCGCCGCCGTCGAGGACGCCGGTATCGATCCGTTCACCGTCCGCTACGGTGGGTTGGGCGTCTTCCCGTCCCTCGACTACATCAGCGTCGTTTGGCTGGGCGTCGAGGACGGCGGCGAGGAACTCACTCGACTCCACGAAGCCATCGAAGAGCGGACGACGGCGATGGGGTTCGACGCCGAGGAGCACGACTTCACGCCCCACGTCACGCTCGCGCGGATGGAACACGCCGGCGGGAAGGAACTGGTCCAGGAACTCGTACAGGAGCGCGAGCCGACGATCGGCGAGGCTCGCGTCGACGAGATTCGACTGACAGAGAGCAGCCTCACGGACGAGGGGCCAGTCTACTCGACGGTCGAGTCGTTCCCGCTCGAGTGA
- a CDS encoding hydroxysqualene dehydroxylase, producing MTDVAVLGGGIGGLTAAHELAERGYDVTVFEANDRFGGKARSMPIADDPASLHGEHGFRFFPAFYRHVVETMERIPDGAGTVADNLVETDATLIASTDGPGQIAETRTPDTIRGWLEALRPAFAEDLPRDDVRFLLERLLYLLTACEDRREGELDDVSWWEFIDAENRSAEFRDRLAYATQALVALRPQVGSARTVGTIYLQLLFGQLDPTAPTERVLNAPTNEAWIDPWLRHLETQGVEFRPNAPARRLEFDGKRVTGAELADGERVTADDFVLAVPVEVAPEFVTPALRRAAPELGRIERLDTAWMNGIQFYLTEDVELTRGHQVYADAPWALTSISQRQFWTGCDLEERGPDEVEGVLSVIASDWDTPGIRHEKPARACTREEIAEEIWAQLTAHLNVVDERLTDDVLVDWFLDPSIVETEAGVENRSPLLINTVGSLRNRPPADVGVRNLTLASDYVRTNSDLASMESANEAGRRAANAILDRRGDRGSRARVWDLREPAVFEPFKRQDRVRYRLGLPHPAAVTQSLRGVTRRLRGSA from the coding sequence ATGACCGACGTTGCCGTACTCGGTGGCGGAATCGGCGGCCTTACTGCGGCACACGAACTCGCCGAGCGCGGGTACGACGTGACCGTCTTCGAGGCGAACGACCGCTTCGGCGGGAAGGCCCGGTCGATGCCGATCGCGGACGACCCGGCGTCGCTGCACGGCGAGCACGGATTTCGCTTCTTTCCGGCGTTCTACCGCCACGTCGTCGAGACGATGGAGCGGATCCCCGACGGTGCCGGAACGGTCGCGGACAACCTCGTCGAGACCGACGCGACGCTGATCGCGAGCACCGACGGGCCAGGCCAGATCGCCGAAACACGGACGCCCGACACGATTCGGGGATGGCTCGAGGCGCTGCGCCCGGCGTTCGCCGAGGACCTGCCACGCGACGACGTTCGGTTCCTGCTCGAGCGGCTGCTGTACCTGCTGACCGCCTGCGAGGACCGACGCGAAGGTGAGCTCGACGACGTGTCCTGGTGGGAGTTCATCGACGCCGAGAACCGGTCCGCGGAGTTTCGCGACCGACTCGCGTACGCGACCCAGGCGCTCGTCGCGCTCCGGCCGCAGGTCGGCAGCGCCCGAACGGTCGGCACGATCTACCTGCAGTTGCTGTTCGGCCAGCTCGATCCGACCGCGCCGACCGAGCGGGTGCTGAACGCGCCGACGAACGAGGCCTGGATCGATCCCTGGCTCCGCCACCTCGAAACCCAGGGGGTCGAGTTTCGCCCGAACGCACCCGCACGACGGCTCGAGTTCGACGGGAAACGAGTCACCGGCGCGGAACTGGCCGACGGGGAGCGGGTCACGGCCGACGACTTCGTCCTCGCCGTCCCGGTCGAGGTCGCCCCCGAGTTCGTCACGCCGGCGCTGCGGCGGGCCGCGCCGGAGCTGGGGCGGATCGAGCGCCTCGATACGGCCTGGATGAACGGCATCCAGTTCTACCTCACCGAGGACGTCGAACTGACGCGGGGCCACCAGGTCTACGCCGACGCCCCGTGGGCGCTGACCTCGATCTCGCAGCGACAGTTCTGGACCGGCTGCGACCTCGAGGAGCGCGGCCCCGACGAGGTCGAGGGCGTCCTCTCGGTGATCGCGTCCGACTGGGACACGCCCGGAATCCGACACGAGAAGCCGGCCAGGGCGTGTACGCGCGAGGAGATCGCGGAGGAGATCTGGGCGCAGTTGACGGCCCACCTCAACGTGGTCGACGAGCGGCTGACGGACGACGTGCTCGTCGACTGGTTCCTCGATCCGTCGATCGTCGAGACGGAAGCGGGCGTCGAGAACCGCTCGCCGCTGTTGATCAACACCGTCGGCTCGCTTCGGAACCGGCCGCCGGCCGACGTCGGCGTCCGAAACCTCACCCTGGCGAGCGACTACGTGCGAACGAACTCCGATCTGGCGTCGATGGAGTCGGCCAACGAGGCCGGCCGGCGGGCGGCGAACGCGATCCTCGATCGACGCGGAGACAGGGGCTCGCGTGCGCGAGTCTGGGATCTTCGGGAGCCCGCGGTGTTCGAGCCGTTCAAGCGCCAGGACCGGGTCCGGTACCGGCTCGGACTGCCCCACCCGGCGGCGGTGACGCAGTCGCTCCGGGGCGTCACGAGACGCCTCCGCGGGAGCGCCTGA
- a CDS encoding 50S ribosomal protein L31e: MSASDFEERVVTVPLRDVKKGANHEAADYAMRLVREHLAKHFAVDEDAIRLDPSINETVWKNGRSNPPRKLRVRAARFDEEGEAVVEAEVAD, translated from the coding sequence ATGAGTGCAAGTGATTTCGAGGAACGCGTTGTAACCGTTCCGCTGCGCGACGTCAAGAAGGGGGCCAACCACGAGGCCGCCGACTACGCGATGCGACTCGTCCGTGAACACCTCGCGAAACACTTCGCGGTCGACGAGGACGCCATCCGTCTGGACCCCTCTATCAACGAGACCGTCTGGAAGAACGGCCGCTCCAACCCGCCGCGAAAGCTGCGCGTCCGCGCAGCCCGCTTCGACGAAGAGGGTGAAGCCGTCGTCGAGGCCGAGGTCGCGG
- a CDS encoding 50S ribosomal protein L39e, with translation MGKKSKGKKKRLAKLENQNSRVPAWVMMKTDMDVQRNPKRRNWRRNDTDE, from the coding sequence ATGGGTAAAAAATCGAAGGGCAAGAAGAAGCGACTTGCCAAACTCGAGAACCAGAACAGCCGCGTCCCGGCCTGGGTTATGATGAAGACGGACATGGACGTCCAGCGCAACCCGAAACGACGCAACTGGCGGCGCAACGACACTGACGAGTAA